A window from Canis aureus isolate CA01 chromosome 23, VMU_Caureus_v.1.0, whole genome shotgun sequence encodes these proteins:
- the LOC144295343 gene encoding olfactory receptor 52N2: MCGENSSSLAPGFFVLNGIPGLEAAHTWIALPFCFMYITAVLGNCGLIYLISHEEALHRPMYYFLALLSFTDVTLCTTTVPNMLCIFWFNLKEIHFNACLAQMFFVHMLTGMESGVLMLMALDRYVAICHPLRYSTILTNPVITKAGLATFLRGVLLILPFTFLTKRLPYCQSNFIPHTYCDHMSVAKVSCGNFKVNAIYGLMVALLIGVFDICCISVSYTMILRAVVSLSSADARHKAFSTCTSHICAIVITYVPAFFTFFAHRFGGHNIPHHIHVIVANIYLLLPPTMNPIVYGVKTKQIREGVIKFLVGDRLSLPKTNKS; the protein is encoded by the coding sequence ATGTGTGGGGAAAACAGCTCCAGCCTGGCCCCAGGATTCTTTGTCTTGAATGGTATCCCTGGGCTGGAAGCTGCACACACCTGGATCGCCCTGCCATTCTGCTTCATGTACATCACCGCTGTCCTGGGGAACTGTGGGCTCATCTACCTCATCAGCCATGAGGAGGCCCTGCATCGGCCCATGTACTACTTCCTGGCCCTGCTCTCCTTCACAGATGTCACCCTGTGCACCACCACGGTACCCAATATGCTGTGCATATTCTGGTTCAACCTCAAGGAGATTCACTTTaatgcctgcctggctcagatGTTTTTTGTCCATATGCTGACTGGGATGGAGTCTGGGGTGCTCATGCTCATGGCCCTGGACCGCTACGTGGCCATCTGCCACCCCTTACGTTATTCCACCATCCTCACCAACCCTGTCATCACCAAGGCAGGTCTTGCCACGTTCCTGAGGGGTGTGCTGCTCATCCTCCCATTCACATTCCTCACCAAGCGTCTGCCCTATTGCCAAAGCAACTTTATTCCCCATACCTACTGTGACCACATGTCTGTGGCCAAGGTGTCCTGTGGCAATTTCAAGGTCAATGCTATCTATGGCTTAATGGTTGCTCTCCTTATTGGTGTGTTTGATATATGCTGTATTTCTGTGTCTTACACTATGATATTGAGGGCAGTAGTGAGCCTGTCATCTGCAGATGCTCGTCACAAAGCCTTCAGCACCTGCACATCCCACATATGTGCTATTGTCATCACTTATGTTCCagcttttttcacattttttgccCACCGTTTTGGAGGACACAATATCCCCCACCACATACACGTCATTGTAGCCAACATTTACTTGCTACTGCCTCCTACAATGAACCCAATTGTTTATGGAGTTAAGACCAAGCAGATCCGGGAAGGTGTGATCAAGTTTTTAGTTGGAGATAGGTTGTCTTTACCCAAgacaaataaatcataa